In Diadema setosum chromosome 2, eeDiaSeto1, whole genome shotgun sequence, the DNA window caaaatttggtGGTTTCCATTACAGAAGAAGAATGTTTCCATTTTGAAAGCTCGGGTGAAAGACTGATTTTGTCgcatattcatgaaaaaaaaaatatttgcggAAGTAAAGATAAGAATACCTGTTTTGCCGTTATTGCTcaattgtatataaaaaaacGAATAGGAAACAAGAGACCTACCAAAGCCTGTCCTGTGCCATTGATCACATTTAAAATCACGGTCTACTACGATAAGGGTCTTTCACCATGTTATCTTCAGCATTTGCACGTTTTGCAAAGGCGTGTTTATGGAGTGGAGCTCACAGCAGGTATTCACACGAATGACTTTTTACCATTTGTATTCAGCTGAATTCAGACATTCAGCTGAATTCAAACACAAGCGTTTGCCATTATGGCATACCAATGCGCTTCCGTAAAACCTACCGACCAGACGATTCATTCCTGACTACACTATATTGATATAGCACCCTTCAAGAGTAGCTTTCTATCCACTAGAAATAAAACAAGTGCGAAGGCAAATCTGAAACAAAACATGCTGGCGGAGGTAGGTAAAAGAATAGAACGGcatcacaataaaaaacaaagaaacaaacgtgAAGATAAATACATAATCTCATAGAGTAAAATAATACATTGTTCCACCTGAGAAATGAATAGAATATCAACGTAAAAATACAGTTACATGCAAAAGCTTTGCTTCGCACTAAATAAAACTTAGACATGGTTTCAAGAATAATTTGTCAGCAACAGTGTTAATAGCCAGAATTGATATGGATTTCTTGTAAGGTCAGTGGGTATAATAATATACACTGTTACATTTGTAGAGCATAATCATCATACGTCGCagctgaataaatgaataagtctGCACATTACTACCTTGGTGTGTACTCTTTTGTTATTTGGTTGCAATCGGAAGCCTTGGGGAAATACATAGATATAAATAATACTGACATTTGTGATGATGCGTATGTAATAAACAGCCTCTTTCTATTTTCATTCCAGACATAACATTCTCTTtattaaaaatacatgtatctgtaaaGGTAGCGTTGTGTTAGCATACACACCAACAAAACATAGTTTATCTATCAGACTGTAAAGAAAGATTACTGACGCTCAACGTACTGATACCAAGGAGGTGCTCGCCTATACCTCCTTGCGGACACACGAAAGATCTCCGAGAGGAAGTTTATTTATAGacctctttctttgttttgtttcctacaTTGACAAATGTAATTGAGTTGGATTATCCAGTCGTTCATTTGTACATCAGGATATTGGGCACCCACCAACCGATTGTGGGCAAGTCCCTAGAATAATCTTTTGGCAGAGATGTGATGTAAGGAATAATTAATACAAAAACGGAGCTGATTCCACGacatgcgtgtgtttgtgtgtgtgtgtgtgtgtgtgtgtttgtttgtttgtttgtttacaccTGTGCCTGTGTCTGAATGCCTGAAATTTGCGTGTCTGTGCGTTTGTCCACACTGGTCTAAGGTCTTGTGTCTCCATAGGCTTGGTCAGCCTGGCAAAAGATCGACAAATTTAAGATCGCGATCATTAAAGATcacgaagttttgccagtgtgaccgcaaacttcccgcgaaattTCTCAAAAACCTTCCCACTCCAGGCTACCTTTTGGCTACTGATATTTCCCCCACCCCCGCCAAACTTTTCGATCTGTTGCCAGTCTGATCGCGCTTAATTTGCATGTTCTGCACGTCTGTTTGTGTTCCACGACAGTGTGAACGCACACATGTACTGATTGTGACAAGCAGTCAGTGTTTCGAAAATATCATCTGGACTTTCCAAAAGTGCGCAGTGAGTGGGAGGTGCTACGTTTTACACAAAATATTCAACCAAGAATATTTACCATTAATCTGCATCTCTTGAAGTATTCGCATAATAGACCTTAATTATTGCTTTACGCATTATTCATAATGTGTTTTGTAGAGGATATGAATAAGGAGCTGCATGAGACTCAATGATACCCTGGTCTTATTGCATTTGCAGTACTGATATGTACAACATGGGTTGCCCCAGGCCTGCTGTCGAGTTCACTCGATTGGGTGATAGTTTAGCGGCACGTCCCCGAGTAGTTCTAAATAGTGTTTCAAGAGTAGAAATAGAAAGCGACAGCTGCTCTCGAATTGTGTTCGCAGTGTCGATATCATAGCTTCGCTCACGATCGGAACATCAACGGTCTCACTTGGCACACAAATGGGGAAGGGTTCTTGCAGGCAGTACGTGCTGGTGTTCAGATCAAACCGGAAGTGCTCCGGTGTGAAATATGGCTCCAGGTCGAGAAATTTCTCCACTTCTTTCATCGTTTCCGCGGGGTTCCTAGCAAATTTTTCGGCGTTCAGCGACAGCACACGATAGGGCGTGACCTTCTTCACCCACGGCCGAAGATAGTAGACGTAGAGGCTGTCGGTGATGAACACGTTTTTCCGGTTGATTTCGACGTCATCCTTCATCACAGTCTCCTCAAAGGTGTCGTCCACCATGCATGACATCTTGGCGGATCCTCGCCGGCCGTGCTTGCCTTTGCCGCTGATCAGGAGGCGATCACGTGTCCTCGATTCCTTGAAGGCCGTCTTGTAATGTCCAGAGATCAGCCTGGATTTCCGGATGCGAGTCCGCGTGAGGGCGTAATCCGAGATGGATCGAGCTACAGGATCGCGGAGTATAACGATTAATCTGATGTCTTCGCCGAGGGTTTTGATGGCTCTTACGGAGGCGTTCCTGTGATACATGTAGTTCTCTGTAGACTCGATGGTGATCTGATCAGGGGTTGTGTATGGCATCTGactctcgtaccattgcactcctCGACTGTAATACCTGTCGAAGAACTGCGTCTCATGCACGGGTGTCGCCAACTGCGGGTGGAAGCCGAGCACCCTGCGGAGGGTCTGCGAACCCGAAGTCCTGGCGCCTATGATCAACACTTTTGGCAGTCTCTGCTTGCAGTCGAGCTTATTCAATGCTTCAGGCGACACCAGACGATGTGTCCAATCGCTCGAGATCGTATAGCACCGACTCCGGGCGTAATCCCAGGCCTTCCCGCGAAGAAACGAGTGACCGTCTACGCTCTGCGACTTTAATCGTCCACTTTGGTACAAATACGAGTTAGCAGGAAGCCTTCGGGTTCGCGAGGGTCTGACGCTGTCGTAAAGAAGGGTGTAAACGCGCGTGCAGCTGATGATAGCTACCACGAGGAGACCAGCGAAACACAGGGCGAAGAAATAGATTCGGGGAGCCATGGATGCACCGGAAGGTCCTTCTGATCACGGTGTGACGGCCTCAGCAGCGTGACCGTGAAAGCGGAGTCGAAGAGACACCCTACCGCTCCTCTTGCTCATGGCAGGATAGGTTGTCTTCTGTCGTCACATAGTGAACCAGGTGATTCTCAGTTCCATATACCATCCTACGAACAGGAGAAGACAAGAAAAACTATAAACACTGTCATCAACTCTACACCACCAGTCTTATCATACAAAATCTGCTGTAATCATATCAAGCACTTAGCTATCAGGTTACAAACACTTGTTATATCCTGTCTTTGTGACTCTCTCCACGAAACCACAGAAACGTGTAAGATTTCAGTGTGAGCAATAATTATCGCTTTTTTTTCATGTGGCTAATCCTACAACCTACTTGagctaaatatttttttttttcataaagctggtatctcactgagcggcgaacgtttgcgaacgcagcgaatttgagattcgccaacttttctgacgaatgtttgctaaaaatcaaggttcgcttctgccattagcgacagttagcgacttttagcgatgtttagcgacaattagcaacacttccgcgaatgtttgcgaaagtgtttgcaaaACACATGtaggtggcgactattagcgacaattttgcgacaattttgcaaatgttagcgagaGTTTTGCGAACATTAGCgactgtttgcaaatcctttgcgacaatttGCGAATGTTCTGGGACatagaaaagtaccaggcgattgtgtatagtgagacccataaaacgaacgtacaaccttccactgaattcagatctcttgtgacaaccgttcaaaatggatttccagtatatggaaataaatttctgccaagaagaggctcaacatgctgctatccttgaagagctgctttgccaggctgctgctacagctatcgcgcagcataagagaaagaagataaagaaaaacaagaaagaagaagaaaagaaagactgtttgggtcaaagagtggttgttgcagaggacagactttggtcaatatgaaaagcttttgcagcaattacatgatggagatgtcaagagcttcaagaacttccttagagtggaaccttgcctgtttcaggagcttttatataggaaccatatggttacttgttcgctagcagtggcgaatcaaataaaaatgttagcgacaccgtattacgaccgtttgcgaattcttacgagtgttttgtgaatgtttgcaactgttagcgaaaatacaaattcgcaaaggttcgcaaagaaattttgaacatgttcaaatttTCTTAGCGACAAGAAAAACCGTGtgcgaactttcttgcaactgttaacgaaccttttgcaaccctttacgaaccctggcaAAATCCagaattcgctacgttcgcaaacgttcgccgctcagtgagataccccctttacaCTGATAACAGTGGTCCCATTTATtcatctttaattttttttcacaattccGATGGAAATAGGGAAGGTGGGGTAAAGATTCCATCAACCAACACAATTTTAGTTTTAAGTAAAAACATTTGATTAATCATATTTGTTCAATACTTACTGTAGTTACGCGACAATGCTCGGAAGTTTTGTTTCAATCCGTGTGCAAATGCCACACATTAATCTATATACCATCCGAATTCCCAATACAGCATGGAATGGATTCATATCGTAGCCATGGTGCAGTCGAACTAATTACTACAAAggatttttaacaaacatgcaaaaaaatacattttggcGTGGTCACTCAGCAACACGATGGCTATGGTGTGTTACGGATGGTGAAGTGCATCACCAcacgtcatttctttttttcaacggGAGGAAATGACAAGGATTGAATCCCCTGGCAATTCATTTGTAACATCACTGTTATATCAGATTTTGAATGGTgcagaaaaaataacaaatcagTCCCTGCTTTAGCACCAGAATACTGAAATCACCACAATCCGTGCGACACTGATATCAACGCTACACagtgtctttttttatttgggggggggggggggggaaggatttTTGCGAGAGTTGAATAAAGCCATCATTCCAAAACCCATTTATACTCTGCCAGCGTTGTAATTTAATGGCCATTTCGCATCGAATTCCTGTTTCAAGAGTTTATACAAATGGGTTTTACATAACGGTCTAGTGAAAATCGACATGCTATATACGAAATAATCTTCATGAGATGTATAAACCTGGACGACAAATCAGCCTAATGACATAGTTGCGTTAACTCACTTCCCATTACCgtcaccccacccccccccctccacccccacTTCTCTCTCAAATTAACTATTAAAATGTTACGCAgagaaattgttcattttgatcGTAGCGCACTTCAATGTTGCTTTTTTATTAGC includes these proteins:
- the LOC140241694 gene encoding heparan sulfate glucosamine 3-O-sulfotransferase 1-like, with product MAPRIYFFALCFAGLLVVAIISCTRVYTLLYDSVRPSRTRRLPANSYLYQSGRLKSQSVDGHSFLRGKAWDYARSRCYTISSDWTHRLVSPEALNKLDCKQRLPKVLIIGARTSGSQTLRRVLGFHPQLATPVHETQFFDRYYSRGVQWYESQMPYTTPDQITIESTENYMYHRNASVRAIKTLGEDIRLIVILRDPVARSISDYALTRTRIRKSRLISGHYKTAFKESRTRDRLLISGKGKHGRRGSAKMSCMVDDTFEETVMKDDVEINRKNVFITDSLYVYYLRPWVKKVTPYRVLSLNAEKFARNPAETMKEVEKFLDLEPYFTPEHFRFDLNTSTYCLQEPFPICVPSETVDVPIVSEAMISTLRTQFESSCRFLFLLLKHYLELLGDVPLNYHPIE